In the Agrococcus sp. Marseille-Q4369 genome, one interval contains:
- a CDS encoding transporter substrate-binding domain-containing protein: MPRRSTLAGLAAVAAASVALVGCSSSAEPGASGEAESTGVTLEQVQEAGVLFVGTEGTYSPFSFHEGGSGELTGYDVEVITAVGEQLGVEVEFVETQWDAIFAALDAGRIDVIANQVSITPERQERYLFSEPYTYSNGVLVVPEGSDIASLDDLAGRVSAQSLTSNWAEVARGAGAEVEEVEGFAQAAELLRSGRVDATINDSLTFLDYEQAQGGETGLEAVAETDEVSESAVAMRQGSESLLAAIDEALAALAADGTLAEISEDYFGEDVSQP; the protein is encoded by the coding sequence ATGCCCCGTCGTTCCACCCTCGCCGGTCTCGCAGCCGTCGCCGCCGCATCCGTCGCCCTCGTCGGCTGCTCGAGCAGCGCGGAGCCCGGCGCGAGCGGGGAGGCCGAGTCGACGGGCGTGACGCTCGAGCAGGTGCAGGAGGCGGGCGTGCTCTTCGTCGGCACCGAGGGCACCTACTCCCCGTTCTCGTTCCACGAGGGCGGGTCGGGAGAGCTCACCGGCTACGACGTCGAGGTCATCACCGCGGTCGGCGAGCAGCTCGGCGTCGAGGTCGAGTTCGTCGAGACGCAGTGGGACGCGATCTTCGCCGCCCTCGACGCGGGCCGCATCGACGTCATCGCGAACCAGGTCTCGATCACGCCGGAGCGCCAGGAGCGCTACCTCTTCAGCGAGCCGTACACCTACTCGAACGGCGTGCTCGTCGTGCCCGAGGGCAGCGACATCGCCTCGCTCGACGACCTCGCGGGCCGCGTGAGCGCGCAGTCGCTCACGAGCAACTGGGCCGAGGTCGCGCGCGGCGCGGGCGCCGAGGTCGAGGAGGTCGAGGGCTTCGCGCAGGCCGCCGAGCTGCTGCGCTCGGGCCGCGTCGACGCGACGATCAACGACTCCCTCACGTTCCTCGACTACGAGCAGGCGCAGGGCGGCGAGACGGGCCTCGAGGCCGTCGCCGAGACCGACGAGGTGAGCGAGAGCGCCGTCGCGATGCGGCAGGGGAGCGAGTCGCTGCTCGCCGCGATCGACGAGGCGCTCGCCGCGCTCGCCGCCGACGGCACGCTCGCCGAGATCTCCGAGGACTACTTCGGCGAGGACGTCTCACAGCCGTGA
- a CDS encoding ABC transporter permease subunit (The N-terminal region of this protein, as described by TIGR01726, is a three transmembrane segment that identifies a subfamily of ABC transporter permease subunits, which specificities that include histidine, arginine, glutamine, glutamate, L-cystine (sic), the opines (in Agrobacterium) octopine and nopaline, etc.) has translation MDWQLVLDSIGPIALGAITGTIPLTLASFSLGLVIAIGMALARISGIAWLSGLARAYISIIRGTPMLVQLFVIFYGMPQIGITLDPWPSAIIALSLNVGGYAAEIIRAAILSIPRGQWEAAAMIGMSRGQALGRIVLPQAARVSVPPLSNTFISLVKDTSLASVILVTELFRVAQRIAAPSGEFLTIYLVAAAVYWVICLVLAGGQDRLERKLDRYAV, from the coding sequence GTGGACTGGCAGCTCGTGCTCGACTCGATCGGGCCCATCGCGCTCGGCGCGATCACCGGCACGATCCCGCTCACGCTCGCGTCGTTCTCGCTCGGCCTCGTGATCGCGATCGGCATGGCGCTCGCGCGCATCTCCGGCATCGCGTGGCTCTCGGGCCTCGCTCGCGCCTACATCTCGATCATCCGCGGCACGCCCATGCTCGTGCAGCTGTTCGTGATCTTCTACGGCATGCCGCAGATCGGCATCACGCTCGACCCGTGGCCGAGCGCCATCATCGCGCTCTCGCTCAACGTGGGCGGCTACGCGGCCGAGATCATCCGCGCGGCGATCCTCTCGATCCCGCGCGGCCAGTGGGAGGCGGCGGCGATGATCGGCATGTCGCGCGGCCAGGCGCTCGGCCGGATCGTGCTGCCGCAAGCGGCGCGCGTCTCGGTGCCGCCGCTGTCGAACACGTTCATCTCGCTCGTGAAGGACACGTCGCTCGCGTCGGTCATCCTCGTCACCGAGCTCTTCCGCGTCGCGCAGCGCATCGCGGCGCCGAGCGGCGAGTTCCTCACCATCTACCTCGTCGCCGCGGCGGTCTACTGGGTCATCTGCCTCGTGCTCGCCGGCGGCCAGGACCGCCTCGAGCGGAAGCTGGATCGCTATGCCGTCTGA
- a CDS encoding amino acid ABC transporter ATP-binding protein, protein MPSEPLASAPLLSARGLHKSFGDNHVLRGVDLDIAPGTVHALIGPSGSGKTTVLRSLNGLESPDRGSLRIADLELDFTRPLGRRERAALHRASAMVFQQHHLFPHLTVLGNVTVGPIRVQGRGREEATADALALLERVGLREKADAYPSSLSGGQQQRVGIVRALALQPSMLLFDEPTSSLDPELVGEVLAVMTELAGEGWTMAVVTHELGFAREVADEVSFFDEGAVVERGAPERVFGDPRHERTKRFLQRLQGPFA, encoded by the coding sequence ATGCCGTCTGAACCGCTCGCCTCCGCACCCCTCCTCTCCGCACGGGGCCTCCACAAGTCGTTCGGCGACAACCACGTGCTGCGCGGCGTCGACCTCGACATCGCTCCCGGCACCGTGCACGCGCTCATCGGGCCGTCCGGATCCGGCAAGACGACCGTGCTGCGCTCGCTCAACGGCCTCGAGTCGCCCGATCGAGGCTCGCTGCGCATCGCAGACCTCGAGCTCGACTTCACCCGCCCGCTCGGGCGACGCGAGCGCGCGGCGCTGCACCGCGCATCCGCCATGGTCTTCCAGCAGCACCACCTCTTCCCGCACCTCACCGTGCTCGGCAACGTCACGGTCGGCCCGATCCGGGTGCAGGGGCGGGGGAGGGAGGAGGCGACGGCGGATGCGCTCGCGCTCCTCGAGCGCGTCGGCCTGCGGGAGAAGGCCGACGCCTACCCCTCGTCGCTCTCGGGCGGCCAGCAGCAGCGGGTCGGCATCGTGCGCGCGCTCGCGCTGCAGCCGTCGATGCTGCTGTTCGACGAGCCGACGTCGTCGCTCGACCCCGAGCTCGTCGGCGAGGTGCTCGCCGTGATGACCGAGCTCGCCGGCGAGGGCTGGACGATGGCCGTCGTGACGCACGAGCTCGGATTCGCGCGCGAGGTCGCCGACGAGGTGTCGTTCTTCGACGAGGGCGCCGTCGTCGAGCGCGGCGCGCCCGAGCGGGTCTTCGGCGATCCGCGGCACGAGCGCACGAAGCGCTTCCTGCAGCGGCTGCAGGGCCCCTTCGCCTGA
- a CDS encoding DNA topoisomerase IV subunit B — MATAASDYSARHLTVLEGLEAVRKRPGMYIGSTDSRGLMHCLWEIIDNSVDEALGGHGDEIAVVLHADGSVEVRDRARGLPIDVEPRTGLTGVEVIFTKLHAGGKFGGGAYKSSGGLHGVGASVVNALSERLDVEVDRDGATWAMSFHRGEPGEFLDEGEPSPHSTFLPFVDASRLRKVGKVAKGVTGTRVRYWADPQVFTKGADFLADELARRARQTAFLVPGLAIQIIDERGDERVVHDFKYDGGISEFAEYLAPDPALTATWRLTGEGAFQETIPVLDEATGHMVTREVDRVCEVDIALRWGTGYDTVVQTFVNIIATPKGGSHLAGFEQSLLKLLRDQVAANARKLKAGNDKVEKDDVLAGLTAVVTVRLPEPQFEGQTKEVLGTPAVRQIVAQVVARELGGILTSSKRDEKAQAGQLLEKVVSEMKARLSARSLKETARRKSALESSSLPVKLVDCRSNDVAQTELFIVEGDSALGTAKPARDSEFQAILPIRGKILNVQKASIGDMLGNAECAAIIQSIGAGSGRSFDISAARYGKIIMLSDADVDGAHIRTLLLTLIHRYMRPLIDEGRVFAAVPPLHRVMVKHRGKPDEAVYTYSDAELHRLLAKLKKSGKSWVEPPQRYKGLGEMDADQLAETTMDRSRRTLRRVTISDAERASEIFELLMGNDVAPRRELIQSSQVDRERIDA; from the coding sequence TTGGCGACTGCGGCATCGGACTACTCGGCTCGGCACCTCACGGTGCTCGAAGGGCTCGAGGCGGTGCGCAAGCGCCCCGGCATGTACATCGGCTCGACCGACTCCCGCGGCCTCATGCACTGCTTGTGGGAGATCATCGACAACTCCGTCGACGAGGCGCTCGGCGGCCACGGCGACGAGATCGCGGTCGTGCTGCACGCCGACGGCTCCGTCGAGGTGCGCGACCGCGCGCGTGGCCTGCCGATCGACGTCGAGCCCCGCACGGGCCTCACGGGCGTCGAGGTCATCTTCACGAAGCTGCACGCGGGCGGCAAGTTCGGCGGCGGCGCCTACAAGTCCTCCGGCGGCCTCCACGGTGTCGGCGCATCCGTCGTCAACGCCCTCTCGGAGCGGCTCGACGTCGAGGTCGACCGCGACGGCGCGACGTGGGCGATGTCGTTCCACCGCGGCGAGCCCGGGGAGTTCCTCGACGAGGGAGAGCCGTCGCCGCACTCGACGTTCCTGCCGTTCGTGGATGCGTCGAGGCTGCGGAAGGTGGGCAAGGTCGCGAAGGGCGTCACGGGCACCCGTGTGCGCTACTGGGCCGACCCGCAGGTGTTCACGAAGGGCGCCGACTTCCTCGCCGACGAGCTCGCGCGCCGCGCGCGGCAGACGGCGTTCCTCGTGCCGGGACTCGCGATCCAGATCATCGACGAGCGCGGCGACGAGCGCGTCGTGCACGACTTCAAGTACGACGGCGGCATCAGCGAGTTCGCCGAGTACCTCGCGCCCGACCCGGCGCTCACCGCGACGTGGCGGCTGACGGGCGAGGGCGCGTTCCAGGAGACCATCCCGGTGCTCGACGAGGCGACGGGCCACATGGTCACGCGCGAGGTCGACCGCGTGTGCGAGGTCGACATCGCGCTGCGCTGGGGCACGGGCTACGACACCGTCGTGCAGACCTTCGTCAACATCATCGCGACGCCGAAGGGCGGCTCGCACCTCGCGGGCTTCGAGCAGTCGCTGCTCAAGCTGCTGCGCGACCAGGTCGCCGCGAACGCCCGCAAGCTCAAGGCCGGCAACGACAAGGTCGAGAAGGACGACGTGCTCGCCGGACTCACGGCCGTCGTCACCGTGCGGCTGCCCGAGCCGCAGTTCGAGGGCCAGACGAAGGAGGTGCTCGGCACGCCCGCCGTGCGGCAGATCGTCGCGCAGGTCGTCGCGCGCGAGCTCGGCGGCATCCTCACCTCGTCGAAGCGCGACGAGAAGGCGCAAGCGGGGCAGCTGCTCGAGAAGGTCGTGAGCGAGATGAAGGCGCGCCTCTCGGCCCGCTCGCTCAAGGAGACCGCGCGGCGCAAGAGCGCGCTCGAGTCGTCGTCGCTCCCGGTGAAGCTCGTCGACTGCCGCTCGAACGACGTCGCGCAGACCGAGCTCTTCATCGTCGAGGGCGACAGCGCGCTCGGCACGGCGAAGCCCGCGCGCGACAGCGAGTTCCAGGCGATCCTGCCCATCCGCGGCAAGATCCTCAACGTGCAGAAGGCATCGATCGGCGACATGCTCGGGAACGCCGAGTGCGCGGCGATCATCCAGTCGATCGGCGCGGGCTCCGGCCGCTCGTTCGACATCTCCGCCGCCCGCTACGGCAAGATCATCATGCTCTCGGACGCCGATGTCGATGGCGCCCACATCCGCACGCTGCTCTTGACGCTCATCCACCGCTACATGCGGCCGCTCATCGACGAGGGCCGCGTGTTCGCGGCCGTGCCGCCGCTGCACCGCGTGATGGTCAAGCACCGCGGCAAGCCCGACGAGGCGGTCTACACCTACTCCGACGCCGAGCTGCACCGGCTGCTCGCGAAGCTCAAGAAGAGCGGCAAGAGCTGGGTCGAGCCGCCGCAGCGCTACAAGGGCCTCGGCGAGATGGACGCCGACCAGCTCGCCGAGACGACGATGGATCGCTCGCGCCGCACCCTGCGGCGCGTGACGATCAGCGACGCCGAGCGGGCGAGCGAGATCTTCGAGCTGCTCATGGGCAACGACGTCGCCCCGCGCCGCGAGCTCATCCAGAGCTCGCAGGTCGACCGGGAGCGCATCGACGCCTGA
- a CDS encoding DNA topoisomerase IV subunit A, producing the protein MTATPPPDPSAAIAERIDDVDVASEMQDSFLEYAYSVIYARALPDARDGLKPVQRRILFQMSEMGLRPEKGHVKSARVVGDVMGKLHPHGDTAIYDALVRLSQPFSLRLPLIDGHGNFGSLDDGPAAPRYTEARLAAAGLSLTEGLDEDVVDFVPNYDNSYQQPDVLPASYPNLLVNGASGIAVGMATNMAPHNLVEVVQAAKHLLAHPDATVADLMRHVPGPDLPGGGVIVGLDGVRDAYEGGRGSFKTRARASIERHGRKTQIVITELPYLVGPERVIEKIKDGVQSKKLQGLTEVQDLTDRKHGLRLVISIKTGFDPEAVLQQLYRYTPLEDGFSINNVALVGGKPETLGLKQLLRVYLDHRVGVVRRRSEFRLRKKRERLHLVEGLLIAILDIDEVIQVIRTSDDSEQARSRLQSVFDLSEPQAEYILELRLRRLTKFSRIELEAEQRELLAQIAELERILGSEAALHEVVAGELDEVAERFGTPRRTALTEGNGQATTGRASAKTAVSLEIADAPTRVVMSATGRLVRVDGDEPIPVPARRSRHDAIRSTIATTTRGAFGLVTSTGAVLRLTPADLPSVPPASVGLTAGVKVRDLGAFERGEEAVALIDLGSSEPWLVATAQGIVKRVKPAELRDRDRESVIALKAGDRVVGVAPAPDESWVVLVTSDAQLLRFAAAAINPQGPGAGGMKGIGLKADASVRFAGAVAEGAEVVTVTEAAETLAGLDEPRVKVSSLEEFPAKGRGTGGVQAHRLLKGEVGLALAWAGPSPLAVGADGSQRQLPPGGAPRAGSGVAIDGAIGAIGARLGA; encoded by the coding sequence ATGACTGCCACCCCTCCCCCCGACCCCTCCGCCGCGATCGCCGAGCGGATCGACGACGTCGACGTCGCGAGCGAGATGCAGGACTCGTTCCTCGAGTACGCCTACTCCGTCATCTACGCCCGTGCCCTCCCCGACGCGCGCGACGGCCTCAAGCCCGTGCAGCGACGCATCCTCTTCCAGATGTCGGAGATGGGGCTTCGACCCGAGAAGGGCCACGTCAAGAGCGCGCGCGTCGTCGGCGACGTCATGGGCAAGCTGCACCCGCACGGCGACACCGCGATCTACGACGCGCTCGTGCGCCTCTCGCAGCCCTTCAGCCTGCGGCTGCCACTCATCGACGGGCACGGCAACTTCGGCTCGCTCGACGACGGGCCCGCCGCGCCCCGCTACACCGAGGCGAGGCTCGCCGCGGCCGGCCTCTCGCTCACCGAGGGCCTCGACGAGGACGTCGTCGACTTCGTCCCCAACTACGACAACTCGTACCAGCAGCCCGACGTGCTGCCGGCCTCCTACCCCAACCTGCTCGTCAACGGCGCGAGCGGCATCGCCGTCGGCATGGCGACGAACATGGCCCCGCACAACCTCGTCGAGGTCGTGCAGGCCGCCAAGCACCTGCTCGCCCACCCGGATGCAACCGTCGCCGACCTCATGCGGCACGTGCCCGGCCCCGACCTCCCCGGCGGGGGCGTCATCGTCGGCCTCGACGGCGTGCGGGATGCGTACGAGGGCGGCCGCGGGTCGTTCAAGACCCGCGCGCGGGCGTCGATCGAGCGCCACGGCCGCAAGACGCAGATCGTCATCACCGAGCTGCCCTACCTCGTCGGCCCCGAGCGGGTGATCGAGAAGATCAAGGACGGCGTGCAGTCGAAGAAGCTGCAGGGCCTCACCGAGGTGCAGGACCTCACCGACCGCAAGCACGGGCTGCGGCTCGTCATCAGCATCAAGACCGGCTTCGACCCCGAGGCGGTGCTGCAGCAGCTCTACCGCTACACGCCGCTCGAGGACGGCTTCTCGATCAACAACGTCGCGCTCGTGGGCGGCAAGCCCGAGACGCTCGGCCTCAAGCAGCTGCTGCGCGTCTACCTCGACCACCGCGTCGGCGTCGTGCGCCGCCGCAGCGAGTTCCGGCTGCGCAAGAAGCGCGAGCGGCTGCACCTCGTCGAGGGCCTCCTCATCGCGATCCTCGACATCGACGAGGTCATCCAGGTCATCCGCACGTCGGACGACTCGGAGCAGGCGCGCTCGCGGCTGCAGAGCGTCTTCGACCTCTCCGAGCCGCAAGCGGAGTACATCCTCGAGCTGCGGCTGCGGCGGCTGACGAAGTTCAGCCGCATCGAGCTCGAGGCCGAGCAGCGCGAGCTGCTCGCGCAGATCGCCGAGCTCGAGCGCATCCTCGGCTCCGAGGCCGCGCTGCACGAGGTCGTCGCCGGCGAGCTCGACGAGGTCGCCGAGCGCTTCGGCACGCCGCGCCGCACGGCCCTCACCGAGGGCAACGGGCAGGCGACGACGGGCCGCGCGAGCGCGAAGACGGCCGTGAGCCTCGAGATCGCGGATGCGCCCACGCGCGTCGTGATGTCGGCGACCGGCAGGCTCGTGCGCGTGGACGGCGACGAGCCGATCCCGGTGCCCGCGCGGCGCTCGCGCCACGACGCGATCCGCTCGACGATCGCGACGACGACGCGCGGCGCGTTCGGCCTCGTCACGTCGACGGGAGCCGTGCTGCGCCTCACGCCCGCCGACCTGCCCTCCGTGCCGCCCGCATCCGTCGGCCTCACCGCGGGCGTCAAGGTGCGGGACCTCGGCGCCTTCGAGCGCGGCGAGGAGGCGGTCGCGCTCATCGACCTCGGCTCGAGCGAGCCGTGGCTCGTCGCGACCGCGCAGGGCATCGTCAAGCGCGTGAAGCCCGCCGAGCTGCGCGACCGCGACCGCGAGAGCGTCATCGCGCTCAAGGCCGGCGACCGGGTCGTGGGCGTCGCGCCCGCGCCCGACGAGTCGTGGGTCGTGCTCGTCACGAGCGACGCGCAGCTGCTGCGCTTCGCCGCCGCGGCGATCAACCCGCAGGGCCCGGGCGCGGGCGGCATGAAGGGCATCGGGCTCAAGGCGGATGCGTCGGTGCGGTTCGCGGGCGCGGTCGCCGAGGGCGCCGAGGTCGTCACCGTCACCGAGGCGGCCGAGACGCTCGCGGGGCTCGACGAGCCGCGCGTCAAGGTCTCGAGCCTCGAGGAGTTTCCCGCGAAGGGGCGCGGCACGGGCGGCGTGCAGGCGCACCGGCTGCTGAAGGGCGAGGTCGGGCTCGCGCTCGCATGGGCCGGCCCCTCGCCGCTCGCGGTCGGGGCCGACGGCTCGCAGCGCCAGCTGCCGCCCGGCGGCGCGCCGCGCGCGGGCTCGGGCGTCGCGATCGACGGAGCGATCGGCGCGATCGGCGCTCGCCTGGGCGCCTGA
- a CDS encoding nucleotide pyrophosphatase/phosphodiesterase family protein has translation MRGEPNALGLPSVAGAIVLLVDGLGAAQLGQRAGHARTLAGAPGGSIDAGFPSTTATALASLATGELAGAHGIVGYDAFVPGAGVRNQLRDWGGPMDPAAWQRSPTLFERVPAIAIGEPKHAASGFTKAVLRGADYRGGSSVDDRFALAREAARERALVYLYVPELDRAGHERGWQSPEWTDELERLDGGVAELAGALPRDVGLVVTADHGMVDVDPTGHLIVPRELLESIAHVAGEPRCLQLQLQVEGDADAVAEAWRAWLGDAAWVATRAEVAAAGWLGEVDPAVEPRLGHVFVAARKRFAIYVDEVDPGRGMVGQHGSLTQDELRVPLRRFGAFA, from the coding sequence ATGCGGGGCGAGCCGAACGCGCTCGGGCTGCCGAGCGTCGCCGGGGCGATCGTGCTGCTCGTCGACGGGCTCGGTGCCGCGCAGCTCGGGCAGCGCGCGGGCCACGCGCGCACGCTCGCCGGGGCGCCGGGCGGCTCGATCGACGCGGGCTTCCCGTCGACGACGGCGACCGCGCTCGCCTCGCTCGCGACCGGTGAGCTCGCCGGCGCGCACGGCATCGTCGGCTACGACGCGTTCGTGCCGGGCGCGGGCGTGCGCAACCAGCTCCGCGACTGGGGAGGCCCGATGGACCCGGCCGCGTGGCAGCGCAGCCCGACGCTCTTCGAGCGGGTGCCGGCGATCGCGATCGGCGAGCCGAAGCATGCCGCGAGCGGGTTCACGAAGGCCGTGCTGCGGGGCGCCGACTACCGCGGCGGGTCCTCGGTGGATGACCGCTTCGCGCTCGCTCGCGAGGCTGCGCGCGAGCGGGCGCTCGTCTACCTCTACGTGCCAGAGCTCGACCGCGCCGGCCACGAACGCGGTTGGCAGTCGCCCGAGTGGACCGACGAGCTCGAGCGGCTCGACGGTGGCGTCGCCGAGCTCGCCGGGGCGCTGCCGCGCGACGTCGGCCTCGTCGTCACCGCCGATCACGGCATGGTCGACGTCGACCCGACCGGGCACCTGATCGTGCCGCGAGAGCTGCTCGAATCCATCGCGCACGTCGCGGGGGAGCCGCGCTGCCTGCAGCTGCAGCTGCAGGTCGAGGGCGACGCGGATGCGGTAGCCGAGGCCTGGCGGGCATGGCTCGGCGATGCGGCGTGGGTCGCGACCCGCGCCGAGGTGGCCGCCGCCGGCTGGCTCGGCGAGGTGGACCCTGCGGTCGAGCCGCGCCTCGGTCACGTGTTCGTCGCGGCGCGGAAGCGGTTCGCGATCTACGTCGACGAGGTCGATCCCGGGCGCGGCATGGTCGGCCAGCACGGCTCGCTCACGCAGGACGAGCTGCGTGTGCCGCTGCGCCGGTTCGGCGCCTTCGCCTGA
- a CDS encoding alcohol dehydrogenase catalytic domain-containing protein produces the protein MRVRGAVLRAIGAERPFAQSRPLELTELELDAPREGELLIRIEAAGLCHSDLSVVDGARPRPVPMLLGHEAAGIVEAVGEGVTDLAVGDRVVTTFLPRCGECAACATDGRLPCERGSAANGAGELLGGGRRLHEAALDGRSGEVHHHLGVSAFATHAVVDRRSIVPVGADVPPQVAAVLGCAMLTGGGAVINAGQPREGDDIVIVGLGGVGMAALLAARSLGLGRVIGVDAVPAKLDRARELGADVALSPDDALEQGLRAPVVIEAAGHPKAFETAFALTAPGGTTVTVGLPHPDARSSLSPLAFTAEARTVIGSYLGSAVPSRDIPRYEQLWREGRLPVEELVTSEIALDDLNQALDTLADGRAIRQVVRFS, from the coding sequence ATGCGCGTGCGCGGCGCGGTGCTGCGCGCGATCGGGGCCGAGCGGCCGTTCGCGCAGTCGCGGCCGCTCGAGCTGACCGAGCTCGAGCTCGACGCGCCTCGCGAGGGCGAGCTGCTCATCCGCATCGAGGCGGCGGGCCTGTGCCACAGCGACCTCTCGGTCGTCGACGGCGCACGCCCCCGGCCCGTGCCGATGCTGCTCGGCCACGAGGCGGCGGGCATCGTCGAGGCGGTCGGCGAGGGCGTCACCGACCTCGCGGTCGGCGACCGCGTCGTCACGACGTTCCTCCCGCGCTGCGGCGAGTGCGCGGCGTGCGCGACCGACGGCCGACTGCCGTGCGAACGGGGCTCGGCCGCGAACGGCGCGGGAGAGCTGCTCGGCGGCGGGCGGCGCCTGCACGAGGCGGCGCTCGACGGCCGCAGCGGCGAGGTGCACCACCACTTGGGCGTCTCCGCGTTCGCGACGCACGCCGTCGTCGATCGCCGCTCGATCGTGCCGGTCGGCGCCGACGTGCCCCCGCAGGTCGCGGCCGTGCTCGGCTGCGCGATGCTCACGGGCGGCGGCGCGGTCATCAACGCGGGCCAGCCGCGCGAGGGCGACGACATCGTGATCGTGGGGCTCGGCGGCGTCGGCATGGCGGCGCTGCTCGCCGCGCGCTCGCTCGGGCTCGGCAGGGTCATCGGGGTGGACGCGGTGCCGGCGAAGCTCGATCGCGCGCGCGAGCTCGGCGCCGACGTCGCGCTCTCCCCCGACGACGCGCTCGAGCAGGGGCTCCGCGCGCCGGTGGTGATCGAGGCGGCCGGGCACCCGAAGGCGTTCGAGACGGCCTTCGCCCTCACCGCGCCGGGCGGCACGACCGTGACGGTCGGCCTCCCGCATCCGGACGCCCGCTCATCGCTCTCGCCGCTCGCGTTCACGGCCGAGGCGCGCACCGTGATCGGCTCCTACCTCGGCTCCGCGGTGCCGTCGCGCGACATCCCGCGCTACGAGCAGCTGTGGCGCGAGGGGCGACTGCCGGTCGAGGAGCTCGTCACGAGCGAGATCGCGCTCGACGACCTCAACCAAGCGCTCGACACGCTCGCCGACGGCCGCGCGATCCGACAGGTCGTGCGATTCAGCTGA
- a CDS encoding NAD(P)-binding domain-containing protein — MTSIAWIGLGNMGSRMSALLVTAGHEVRGFDVVDALRQSAAEHGIVPIASVAEAVEGAEVVILSLPKGEHCRDVLAGPHGVFEHATPGTLILDTSTVDLDTSRWSHGEAGSRGFRFVDSPVSGGIQGAEAGTLTFMLGGEEDDVARAREVVMPMAGNVLAVGGPTHGIAAKLVNNMMLGVSLLGISEGSQLAAQLGLDPKAFFDVARVSSGDSWALRTWYPVPGVVPGAAVNSNFDASFSAMLCHKDVSLAVEGAEAAGVKVPAATLIRDQLQRLLDDGLGGKDCTLVVREASPDGTVAGWDGR; from the coding sequence ATGACGTCAATCGCCTGGATCGGGCTCGGCAACATGGGCAGCCGGATGTCCGCCCTCCTCGTGACCGCGGGCCACGAGGTGCGGGGCTTCGACGTGGTGGATGCGCTGCGCCAGTCTGCGGCGGAGCACGGGATCGTGCCGATCGCCTCGGTCGCCGAGGCCGTCGAGGGCGCCGAGGTCGTCATCCTGAGCCTGCCGAAGGGCGAGCACTGCCGCGACGTGCTCGCGGGACCCCACGGGGTGTTCGAGCACGCCACGCCGGGCACGCTCATCCTCGACACCTCCACGGTCGACCTCGACACGTCGCGCTGGAGCCACGGCGAGGCCGGCTCTCGCGGCTTCCGCTTCGTCGACTCCCCCGTGTCGGGCGGCATCCAAGGTGCCGAGGCCGGGACGCTCACGTTCATGCTCGGCGGCGAGGAGGACGACGTCGCGCGAGCCCGGGAGGTCGTCATGCCGATGGCCGGCAACGTCCTCGCCGTCGGCGGGCCGACGCACGGCATCGCGGCGAAGCTCGTCAACAACATGATGCTCGGCGTCTCGCTCCTGGGGATCTCGGAGGGCTCGCAGCTCGCCGCCCAGCTCGGGCTCGACCCGAAGGCGTTCTTCGACGTCGCGCGCGTCTCCTCCGGCGACTCGTGGGCGCTCCGCACGTGGTACCCGGTGCCGGGCGTCGTGCCCGGTGCCGCCGTGAACAGCAACTTCGACGCATCCTTCTCGGCCATGCTGTGCCACAAGGACGTCTCGCTCGCCGTCGAGGGCGCCGAGGCGGCCGGCGTGAAGGTGCCGGCCGCGACGCTCATCCGCGACCAGCTGCAGCGGCTGCTCGACGACGGGCTCGGCGGCAAGGACTGCACGCTCGTCGTGCGTGAGGCGAGCCCCGACGGCACCGTCGCGGGTTGGGACGGCCGCTGA